A section of the Candidatus Dojkabacteria bacterium genome encodes:
- the murD gene encoding UDP-N-acetylmuramoyl-L-alanine--D-glutamate ligase, protein MTLANVKNIYKDKTVLIFGLGLNDGGLGMVDFFVNQDAKVTITDGKKEEELKPTLKKLAKYKDKITYHLGGHIDADFTENDIIVRNPAIKRDNPYLEIARKAKREIIMELALFHQLTPCPIIGITGTRGKSTTTTLIYEILKTTLGEKVLLGGNIGKSAMRELPKLTLDNLAVLEISSFQLDGMGESKVSPHIAVVTNLYPDHLNWHTDMQDYIETKKNIVRYQKPSDIAVINIDNEITKTFVDIAQSKVITFSLIEHAANYYLDKSLTLFENGKPLLSLKTASLEGIHNLYNMVCAIATTRIYDIPVSNILNVIESFTGVEGRQQLVRELNGIKIYNDTTATSLEAMEAMLDTLGPKYPKKIIMLAGGVDKGFDYSKLSGKFGKYLKKVILLEGTASEKLALELEKLEIPTEKYFNNFETAIKTAYKTAQPGDVMILCPGAASFNMFANEFDRGAKFNKVVEKLI, encoded by the coding sequence ATGACACTTGCCAACGTGAAAAATATTTACAAAGACAAGACTGTTCTCATCTTTGGGCTTGGATTAAACGACGGTGGCTTGGGAATGGTAGACTTCTTTGTAAACCAAGACGCAAAGGTAACAATAACCGATGGGAAGAAAGAGGAGGAACTTAAACCAACCCTTAAAAAGCTGGCAAAATATAAAGACAAAATTACCTATCACTTGGGTGGACACATAGATGCCGACTTTACGGAAAATGACATAATCGTCCGAAATCCCGCAATAAAACGTGATAACCCCTACCTTGAAATTGCTCGCAAAGCTAAAAGAGAGATTATTATGGAGCTTGCACTGTTTCACCAACTTACCCCCTGCCCGATTATCGGAATTACAGGAACCCGCGGTAAATCTACAACCACCACCCTTATTTATGAAATTCTTAAAACAACACTTGGCGAAAAAGTACTTTTAGGTGGAAATATTGGAAAAAGCGCAATGCGAGAGCTTCCTAAGTTAACACTTGATAATTTAGCCGTTTTAGAGATTTCAAGTTTTCAGCTGGATGGTATGGGTGAATCCAAGGTGTCACCACATATAGCCGTAGTAACAAACCTATACCCTGATCACCTAAATTGGCATACAGATATGCAAGATTATATAGAAACAAAGAAAAACATTGTACGCTATCAGAAACCTTCGGATATTGCGGTAATAAACATTGACAACGAAATAACAAAGACATTTGTAGACATTGCACAAAGCAAAGTAATCACGTTTTCGTTGATCGAACATGCCGCCAACTATTACCTTGATAAATCGCTAACCCTTTTTGAGAATGGTAAACCATTACTTAGCCTTAAAACTGCGTCACTCGAAGGCATTCACAACCTTTACAACATGGTATGTGCCATTGCAACAACCCGTATTTACGACATTCCTGTGTCAAATATCCTAAACGTAATCGAGAGTTTCACTGGTGTAGAAGGCAGGCAACAGCTTGTTCGGGAACTTAACGGTATTAAAATTTACAACGATACCACAGCAACTTCACTTGAAGCCATGGAGGCAATGTTAGATACGCTTGGTCCAAAGTACCCTAAAAAGATAATCATGCTTGCAGGTGGTGTAGACAAAGGGTTTGACTACTCAAAACTTTCGGGAAAATTTGGAAAGTACCTTAAAAAAGTAATTCTTTTGGAAGGAACCGCATCGGAAAAGTTGGCTTTGGAACTTGAGAAGCTGGAAATTCCCACCGAAAAATACTTTAACAACTTTGAAACAGCAATAAAAACCGCTTACAAAACTGCACAACCCGGCGACGTTATGATATTATGTCCCGGAGCCGCTAGTTTTAACATGTTTGCAAACGAATTCGACAGAGGCGCAAAGTTTAATAAAGTTGTAGAAAAACTTATTTAA